The following proteins are co-located in the Hevea brasiliensis isolate MT/VB/25A 57/8 chromosome 11, ASM3005281v1, whole genome shotgun sequence genome:
- the LOC110669098 gene encoding uncharacterized protein LOC110669098 has translation MVSRLQRRIALRRKLHILRTLTCSNPGKRRSIIADAILHIYKLKLKLEKIKRELSIIDAIKREHLSLLKQVQYLPKVKVEKTGKGFLVKVICQKGGDNLVPILEVFEEMGLVVLHAKVSCNFYFGMEAIVVSEEEEQDGLDVKNVTQAVVEAIVRHVEGADRSIKVPVVN, from the exons ATGGTGTCCAGGCTGCAGAGAAGAATTGCATTGCGCAGAAAGCTTCACATTCTAAGAACACTCACTTGCTCCAATCCT GGGAAGAGACGGTCTATTATTGCAGATGCTATTCTCCACATTTACAAGCTCAAACTTAAGTTGGAGAAAATCAAAAGAGAACTTTCTATCATAGATGCAATCAAAAGAGAACACTTGAGCCTGTTGAAGCAAGTCCAGTACTTACCCAAG GTGAAGGTAGAGAAAACTGGGAAAGGATTTCTGGTAAAGGTGATTTGCCAGAAGGGAGGAGACAATCTCGTTCCAATATTAGAGGTCTTCGAAGAAATGGGTCTAGTTGTGTTGCATGCTAAGGTGTCATGCAACTTCTACTTTGGCATGGAAGCCATTGTTGTATctgaagaagaagaacaagatgGTCTAGATGTGAAAAATGTTACTCAAGCTGTTGTTGAGGCTATAGTAAGGCATGTAGAGGGAGCAGACAGAAGCATAAAGGTTCCCGTGGTTAATTAA